The following coding sequences lie in one Actinopolymorpha sp. NPDC004070 genomic window:
- a CDS encoding DUF397 domain-containing protein: MSEQFSGWKKASYSNNGGNCVEVGTSTARVGVRDTKDRNGGVLAVSPAAWVAFVGDVKAGKYDLPR, encoded by the coding sequence GTGAGTGAGCAGTTCAGCGGCTGGAAGAAGGCCAGCTACTCCAACAACGGTGGCAACTGCGTGGAGGTCGGCACATCGACCGCCCGCGTGGGCGTTCGCGACACCAAGGACCGGAACGGCGGCGTGCTCGCCGTTTCTCCGGCGGCCTGGGTCGCGTTCGTCGGTGACGTCAAGGCCGGAAAGTACGACCTTCCCCGCTGA
- a CDS encoding helix-turn-helix transcriptional regulator: protein MRSSPTVRRHRLGRELREQRERAKLTHAKLGNEIGVSAAKISRLENGQGRPDEIVIRQIADALDVTGDDRAELVELARTAAVHGWWTSQPMDRRQATYADFESGAETIREYQSTIVPGLLQIEAYTQSVCETDDLTLVGSIPTTSEAVLRARSGRQTMLWDPDGPQSYEVIIHEVVARGFSAPPEILASQLHYLASVGSRRRVSLRVLPVSAKVQGYMVPRGPFSLYTFEDRKDPVVAAVDTLTADVVLMEGNEVGQYESLWERLQKAALSTEDSAALLTEAAAEMERNSS from the coding sequence GTGAGAAGCAGTCCGACGGTTCGCCGGCACCGGCTCGGCCGGGAGCTACGCGAACAACGCGAACGCGCGAAGTTGACCCACGCCAAGCTCGGTAATGAGATCGGTGTCTCGGCGGCGAAGATCAGCCGGCTGGAGAACGGCCAGGGCAGGCCGGACGAGATCGTCATCCGGCAGATCGCCGACGCGCTCGACGTCACCGGCGACGACCGCGCCGAACTCGTCGAGCTCGCCCGGACGGCGGCGGTCCACGGCTGGTGGACGTCCCAGCCGATGGACCGGCGGCAGGCCACGTACGCCGACTTCGAATCCGGCGCCGAGACGATCCGGGAGTACCAGAGCACGATCGTTCCCGGTCTGCTGCAGATCGAGGCGTACACCCAGTCGGTGTGCGAGACCGACGACCTGACACTGGTGGGGTCGATCCCCACCACGTCCGAAGCGGTCCTGCGCGCAAGGTCGGGTCGGCAGACGATGCTGTGGGACCCGGACGGACCGCAAAGTTACGAAGTCATCATTCACGAGGTGGTGGCCCGCGGATTTTCCGCGCCACCAGAGATTCTCGCCTCGCAGTTGCACTATCTCGCCTCGGTCGGCTCCCGACGGCGTGTCAGTCTTCGGGTGCTCCCGGTTTCTGCGAAAGTGCAGGGCTACATGGTCCCGAGGGGCCCTTTCAGTCTTTACACATTCGAAGACCGTAAGGACCCCGTTGTGGCGGCCGTGGACACGTTGACGGCCGACGTCGTTCTCATGGAAGGGAACGAGGTCGGACAATATGAAAGCCTGTGGGAGCGCCTCCAGAAGGCGGCGCTGTCAACCGAGGACAGTGCCGCTCTTCTCACCGAGGCGGCAGCAGAGATGGAAAGGAACTCATCGTGA
- a CDS encoding cytidine deaminase, with the protein MTSAELDPEDAKIITLARSTRARAGAPEGAGVRDTTGRTYTAATVDLPSLRMSALRLAVAMAVSSGADGLEAAAVVTEAAEAAAEDVAAVADLAGAGVPVLVAGPDGTVRTVAHSG; encoded by the coding sequence GTGACCAGTGCCGAGCTTGATCCCGAAGACGCCAAGATCATCACCCTGGCCCGCTCCACCCGAGCGCGCGCCGGAGCGCCCGAAGGCGCCGGCGTCCGCGACACCACCGGCCGCACCTACACCGCCGCCACGGTGGATCTGCCCTCGTTGCGGATGTCCGCCCTGCGGCTCGCGGTGGCGATGGCGGTGTCCAGCGGAGCCGACGGACTCGAGGCGGCAGCCGTGGTCACCGAGGCGGCGGAGGCCGCGGCGGAGGACGTCGCCGCGGTCGCCGACCTGGCCGGCGCCGGCGTCCCGGTCCTGGTGGCCGGGCCGGACGGGACCGTCCGGACGGTCGCCCACAGCGGATAG
- the era gene encoding GTPase Era, with protein MSEATTQFRSGFACLVGRPNTGKSTLTNALVGRKVAIASSRPQTTRHTVRGIVNRPDAQLVLVDTPGLHKPRTLLGERLNALVLSTLGEVDAVGVCLPADERIGPGDRFLVNEIAKVRRRPTVAIVTKSDLVDPNRMVEHLAAVAAMTKDTGVEWDDIVPVSAQDGTRVDLLANLLVDKLPPGPPLYPEGELTDEPEEVLVAELIREAVLEGVRDELPHSVAVLVEEMGLREDRPKDRPLLDIYAHLFVERPSQKAIVIGAKGRRLVEVGTTARKQIETLLGTPVYLDLRVKVAKDWQRDPKQLRRLGF; from the coding sequence GTGAGCGAGGCTACGACGCAGTTCAGGAGCGGGTTCGCCTGCCTGGTGGGACGCCCCAACACCGGCAAGTCCACGTTGACGAACGCCCTGGTCGGTCGGAAGGTCGCCATCGCGTCGTCCCGGCCGCAGACGACGCGGCACACGGTGCGGGGGATCGTCAACCGGCCGGACGCCCAGCTGGTGCTGGTAGACACCCCAGGTCTGCACAAACCTCGCACCCTTCTCGGCGAGCGCCTGAACGCGCTCGTCCTCAGCACCCTCGGTGAGGTCGACGCGGTGGGGGTGTGCCTGCCGGCCGACGAACGCATCGGGCCGGGCGACCGCTTCCTGGTCAACGAGATCGCGAAGGTTCGGAGGCGTCCCACGGTGGCGATCGTCACCAAGTCCGACCTGGTCGACCCGAACCGCATGGTCGAGCACCTCGCGGCGGTCGCGGCGATGACCAAGGACACCGGCGTCGAGTGGGACGACATCGTGCCGGTGTCGGCGCAGGACGGCACCCGCGTGGACCTGCTGGCCAACCTGCTCGTCGACAAGCTGCCGCCGGGGCCGCCGCTCTACCCCGAGGGCGAGCTCACCGACGAGCCCGAGGAGGTCCTCGTCGCCGAACTCATCCGCGAGGCCGTCCTCGAGGGTGTCCGCGACGAGCTGCCCCACTCGGTGGCCGTGCTGGTGGAGGAGATGGGGCTGCGCGAGGACCGCCCGAAGGACCGGCCGCTGCTCGACATCTACGCCCACCTGTTCGTCGAACGCCCCAGCCAGAAGGCGATCGTCATCGGCGCCAAGGGCCGCCGGCTGGTGGAGGTGGGCACCACGGCGCGCAAGCAGATCGAGACGCTGCTGGGTACACCGGTCTACCTCGACCTGCGGGTCAAGGTCGCCAAGGACTGGCAGCGCGACCCCAAACAGCTGCGCCGGCTCGGGTTCTAG
- a CDS encoding excinuclease ABC subunit UvrA, translating into MTKAPKTAAQPPVPHVADSHDLIRVQGARENNLKDVSVELPKRRLTVFTGVSGSGKSSLVFATIAAESQRMINETYSAFVQGFMPTLARPEVDLLDGLTTAIIVDQERMGADPRSTVGTATDAAAMLRILFSRIGKPHIGSPQAFSFNVPTRVASGVMRTEKGQTEQKSVVRNAVYQGGMCPRCEGMGNVSDIDLAALYDENKSLNEGALTIPGYSMEGWYGRIFRGCGYFDPDKPIRKFTKKERNDLLYREPTKIKVDGINLTYAGLIPQIQKSFLSKDVDALQPHIRAFVERAVTFAVCPECEGTRLSKEARSAKINGRNIAELYAMQISDLADWVRDLDEPSVAPLLAGLRHLLDSFSRIGLGYLSLDRPAGTLSGGEAQRTKMIRHLGSSLTDVTYVFDEPTIGLHPHDIARMNELLLQLRDKGNTVLVVEHKPETIAIADHVVDLGPGAGTEGGTVCFEGTVEGLRASDTVTGRHLDDRASLKPSVRTSAGALEVRGASTHNLRNVNVDIPLGVLTVVTGVAGSGKSSLIHGSVAGRDGVVVIDQRAIRGSRRSNPATYTGLLDPIRKSFAKANGVKPALFSANSEGACPACKGAGVIYTDLGVMATVESPCEECEGKRFQASVLEYTLGGRNIAEVLAMSVAEAEEFFGEGEGSTPAAHRILDRLADVGLGYLHLGQPLTTLSGGERQRLKLATAMAEKGDVYVLDEPTTGLHLADVEQLLSLLDRLVDSGKSVVVIEHHQAVMAHADWIIDLGPGAGHDGGRVVFEGTPADLVAARSTLTGEHLAAYVGA; encoded by the coding sequence ATGACCAAGGCCCCCAAGACGGCAGCGCAGCCGCCCGTGCCGCACGTCGCCGACAGCCACGACCTGATCCGCGTGCAGGGCGCGCGGGAGAACAACCTCAAGGACGTGAGCGTCGAGCTCCCCAAGCGCCGGCTGACGGTGTTCACCGGGGTGTCCGGCTCGGGTAAGAGCTCGCTGGTGTTCGCCACCATCGCGGCCGAGTCGCAGCGGATGATCAACGAGACCTACAGTGCGTTCGTCCAGGGGTTCATGCCGACGCTGGCCCGGCCGGAGGTCGACCTGCTCGACGGGCTGACGACGGCGATCATCGTGGACCAGGAGCGGATGGGGGCCGACCCGCGGTCCACCGTCGGAACCGCCACCGACGCCGCCGCGATGCTGCGCATCCTGTTCAGCCGGATCGGCAAGCCGCACATCGGTTCCCCGCAGGCGTTCTCGTTCAACGTTCCCACCCGGGTCGCGAGCGGAGTGATGAGGACCGAGAAGGGCCAGACCGAGCAGAAGTCGGTCGTACGCAACGCCGTCTACCAGGGCGGCATGTGCCCGCGCTGTGAGGGCATGGGCAACGTCAGCGACATCGACCTCGCCGCGTTGTACGACGAGAACAAGTCGCTCAACGAGGGTGCGCTCACCATCCCCGGCTACAGCATGGAGGGGTGGTACGGCCGGATCTTCCGCGGCTGCGGCTACTTCGACCCGGACAAGCCGATCCGGAAGTTCACCAAGAAGGAACGCAACGACCTCCTCTACCGCGAGCCGACCAAGATCAAGGTCGACGGCATCAACCTGACGTACGCCGGACTGATCCCGCAGATCCAGAAGTCCTTCCTGTCCAAGGACGTCGACGCCCTCCAGCCGCACATCCGTGCGTTCGTGGAGCGGGCGGTGACGTTCGCGGTGTGCCCGGAGTGCGAGGGAACCCGGCTGAGCAAGGAGGCCCGGTCGGCGAAGATCAACGGCAGGAACATCGCCGAGCTGTACGCCATGCAGATCAGCGACCTCGCCGACTGGGTACGCGATCTCGACGAGCCGTCGGTGGCCCCGCTCCTCGCCGGGCTGCGGCACCTGCTGGACTCGTTCTCCCGGATCGGGCTGGGCTACCTCTCCCTGGATCGGCCGGCCGGCACGTTGTCCGGGGGAGAGGCGCAGCGGACGAAGATGATCCGCCACCTCGGGTCGTCCCTGACCGACGTCACCTACGTCTTCGACGAGCCCACGATCGGGCTGCACCCGCACGACATCGCGCGGATGAACGAACTGCTGCTGCAGTTGCGGGACAAGGGCAACACCGTCCTGGTGGTGGAGCACAAGCCGGAGACGATCGCGATCGCCGACCACGTGGTCGACCTCGGCCCCGGTGCCGGCACCGAGGGCGGCACGGTCTGTTTCGAGGGCACCGTGGAGGGGCTGCGGGCCAGCGACACGGTCACCGGCCGCCACCTCGACGACCGGGCGAGCCTGAAGCCGTCGGTGCGTACGTCCGCGGGCGCGCTGGAGGTCCGCGGCGCCTCCACCCACAACCTGCGCAACGTGAACGTCGACATCCCGCTCGGGGTGCTCACCGTGGTTACCGGGGTCGCGGGTTCGGGAAAGAGCTCACTGATCCACGGCTCGGTCGCCGGCCGCGACGGCGTGGTGGTGATCGACCAGCGCGCGATCCGGGGTTCCCGGCGCAGCAACCCGGCGACCTACACCGGCCTGCTCGACCCGATCCGCAAGTCGTTCGCCAAGGCCAACGGCGTGAAGCCCGCGCTGTTCAGCGCCAACTCCGAGGGCGCCTGCCCCGCCTGCAAGGGGGCGGGGGTGATCTACACCGATCTGGGTGTGATGGCGACGGTCGAGTCGCCCTGCGAGGAATGCGAGGGGAAGCGGTTCCAGGCCTCGGTGCTGGAGTACACCCTGGGCGGCCGGAACATCGCCGAGGTGCTGGCGATGTCGGTGGCCGAGGCCGAGGAGTTCTTCGGCGAGGGTGAGGGGAGTACGCCGGCCGCGCACAGGATCCTCGACCGGCTGGCCGACGTCGGGCTGGGATACCTCCACCTCGGCCAGCCGCTCACCACCCTGTCCGGCGGTGAACGCCAGCGGCTCAAGCTGGCCACGGCGATGGCGGAGAAGGGCGACGTCTACGTCCTCGACGAGCCGACCACCGGACTGCACCTGGCCGACGTCGAGCAGTTGCTGAGCCTGCTGGACCGGCTGGTCGACTCGGGGAAGTCGGTCGTCGTGATCGAGCACCACCAGGCCGTGATGGCGCACGCGGACTGGATCATCGACCTCGGCCCCGGCGCCGGACACGACGGCGGCCGGGTCGTCTTCGAGGGGACTCCGGCCGACCTGGTGGCCGCCCGCTCCACCCTCACCGGCGAGCACCTCGCGGCCTACGTCGGCGCCTGA
- a CDS encoding GNAT family N-acetyltransferase gives MNLQRLDPDDAAAVAAALSFHRATHAVDAPWDPPPTERGFVSSLRYGWDGEPGEAWLAIEDGQVTGSLHLHFSQRDNTHMAGMGVSVHPDKRREGRGRALCEEGLARIRATGRRLATTGTLDAEVPAAFATAMGFTRASVEVQRRQDLTEVAPARVEELRARAAEAARDYTLIRMDGPIPDDLLDQVAEMSAAINDAPTDDLDIEDEVFDAKRMRGFEAAQEAAGNKLYRVIARLGTDGPLAGHTVVGRPVDQPEWAWQWDTAVMRDHRGHRLGMLLKADMVAWLRTAEPEIRWLDTWNAESNSYMIAVNEALGYRIVTRHLGWQRAV, from the coding sequence ATGAACCTCCAGCGCCTCGACCCCGACGACGCCGCGGCGGTCGCCGCCGCGTTGTCCTTCCACCGGGCCACCCACGCGGTCGACGCCCCATGGGACCCGCCGCCCACCGAGCGTGGCTTCGTCTCCTCGCTGCGGTACGGCTGGGACGGCGAGCCGGGCGAGGCCTGGCTGGCGATCGAGGACGGACAGGTCACCGGCTCGCTGCACCTGCACTTCTCCCAGCGCGACAACACGCACATGGCGGGCATGGGCGTGTCGGTCCATCCGGACAAACGCCGCGAAGGGCGCGGGCGGGCGCTGTGCGAGGAGGGCCTGGCCCGGATTCGTGCGACCGGCCGCCGGCTCGCCACGACCGGCACGCTGGACGCCGAGGTGCCGGCCGCGTTCGCCACCGCGATGGGCTTCACCCGCGCCAGCGTGGAGGTGCAGCGGCGCCAGGATCTCACCGAGGTCGCCCCGGCCCGGGTGGAGGAGCTGCGAGCGCGGGCCGCCGAGGCCGCCCGCGACTACACCCTGATCCGGATGGACGGCCCGATCCCCGACGACCTGCTGGACCAGGTCGCGGAGATGTCCGCGGCGATCAACGACGCGCCCACCGACGACCTCGACATCGAGGACGAGGTGTTCGACGCCAAGCGGATGCGCGGCTTCGAGGCGGCGCAGGAGGCCGCGGGCAACAAGCTCTACCGAGTGATCGCCCGGCTGGGCACCGACGGGCCGCTGGCCGGCCACACGGTCGTCGGCCGGCCGGTCGACCAGCCCGAGTGGGCCTGGCAGTGGGACACCGCTGTCATGCGGGACCACCGCGGCCACCGGCTCGGCATGCTGCTGAAGGCCGACATGGTCGCGTGGCTGCGGACCGCCGAGCCCGAGATCCGCTGGCTGGACACCTGGAACGCCGAGTCCAACTCGTACATGATCGCCGTCAACGAGGCCCTCGGATACCGCATCGTCACCCGCCACCTCGGCTGGCAGCGGGCCGTGTGA
- the leuA gene encoding 2-isopropylmalate synthase, which translates to MPHHQRPSRMPFHRYSAFPPVDLPDRTWPNARITQAPRWLTTDLRDGNQALIDPMSPARKRRMFDLLVRMGYKEIEVGFPSASQTDFDFVRAIIEEGLVPDDVTISVLTQAREDLIERTAQSLVGAKRATIHLYAATAPMFRRVVFGVDRDECRAIAVQGTEWVVKYADQLLGDTEFGFEYSPEIFVDTELDFALEVCEAVMDVWQPGPGREIILNLPCTVERSTPNVYADQIEWMSRNLSRREHVCLSVHTHNDRGTAVADAELAVLAGADRVEGCLFGNGERTGNVCLVTLGLNLFSQGIDPQIDFSDIDEIRRTVEYCNQLPVHPRHPYAGDLVYTAFSGSHQDAIKKGLEALDKAAAKAGVPVDEYPWEAPYLPIDPKDVGRSYEAVIRVNSQSGKGGVAYVLKAEHQLDLPRRLQIEFSRVVQAYTDEEGGEVSSAQIWSTFEEEYLRADGPFALNAVHTSASDGARDALTVTVEHKGKQRVLSGEGNGPIAAFVDAIRQVDVHVRVLDYSEHALGAGGDATAAAYVECEVGDDVFWGVGMDANILSASLKAVLSAVNRALR; encoded by the coding sequence ATGCCACATCACCAGCGACCGAGCCGTATGCCCTTCCACCGCTACTCCGCGTTCCCGCCGGTCGACCTGCCCGACCGCACCTGGCCCAACGCCCGGATCACCCAGGCGCCCCGGTGGCTCACCACCGACCTGCGGGACGGTAACCAGGCACTGATCGACCCGATGAGTCCGGCTCGCAAGCGCCGGATGTTCGACCTGCTGGTCCGGATGGGTTACAAGGAGATCGAGGTCGGCTTTCCGTCGGCCAGCCAGACCGACTTCGACTTCGTACGCGCCATCATCGAGGAGGGTCTCGTCCCCGACGACGTGACCATCTCGGTGCTGACCCAGGCGCGCGAGGACCTGATCGAGCGCACCGCCCAGTCTCTGGTCGGCGCCAAGCGCGCGACCATCCATCTCTACGCCGCGACCGCCCCGATGTTCCGCCGCGTCGTCTTCGGCGTCGACCGGGACGAGTGTCGTGCGATCGCCGTCCAGGGGACCGAGTGGGTGGTGAAGTACGCCGACCAGCTGCTGGGCGACACCGAGTTCGGCTTCGAGTACAGCCCGGAAATCTTCGTGGACACCGAACTCGACTTCGCCCTGGAGGTCTGCGAGGCGGTGATGGACGTGTGGCAGCCCGGCCCGGGCCGGGAGATCATCCTCAACCTGCCGTGCACCGTCGAGCGGTCGACGCCCAACGTCTACGCCGACCAGATCGAGTGGATGAGCCGCAACCTGTCCCGGCGGGAGCACGTGTGCCTGTCGGTGCACACCCACAACGACCGGGGTACGGCGGTGGCCGACGCCGAGCTGGCCGTCCTGGCCGGTGCCGACCGGGTCGAGGGCTGCCTGTTCGGCAACGGCGAACGCACCGGCAACGTCTGCCTGGTCACGCTGGGGCTGAACCTCTTCTCCCAGGGCATCGACCCGCAGATCGACTTCTCCGACATCGACGAGATCCGGCGCACGGTGGAGTACTGCAACCAGCTGCCGGTGCACCCTCGCCACCCCTACGCGGGCGACCTGGTCTACACCGCGTTCTCCGGCTCCCACCAGGACGCCATCAAGAAGGGCCTGGAGGCGCTGGACAAGGCGGCGGCGAAGGCCGGGGTGCCGGTGGACGAGTACCCATGGGAGGCGCCGTACCTCCCGATCGATCCCAAGGACGTCGGCCGCTCCTACGAGGCGGTGATCCGGGTCAACTCCCAGTCCGGCAAGGGCGGGGTGGCCTACGTGCTGAAGGCCGAGCACCAGCTCGACCTGCCGCGCCGGCTGCAGATCGAGTTCAGCAGGGTCGTTCAGGCCTACACCGACGAGGAGGGCGGCGAGGTCTCCTCGGCGCAGATCTGGTCGACGTTCGAGGAGGAGTACCTCCGCGCCGACGGGCCGTTCGCCCTGAACGCGGTGCACACCTCCGCCTCCGACGGCGCACGCGATGCGCTCACCGTCACCGTCGAGCACAAGGGAAAGCAGCGGGTGCTCAGCGGTGAGGGCAACGGGCCCATCGCGGCGTTCGTGGACGCGATCAGGCAGGTCGACGTCCACGTCCGGGTGCTCGACTACAGCGAGCACGCGCTCGGTGCCGGCGGTGACGCCACGGCCGCGGCGTACGTCGAGTGCGAGGTCGGCGACGACGTCTTCTGGGGTGTCGGCATGGACGCCAACATTCTCAGCGCCTCGCTGAAGGCGGTCCTGTCCGCTGTCAACCGCGCCTTGCGCTGA
- a CDS encoding Gfo/Idh/MocA family oxidoreductase, translated as MTAGTTPGAAGTASSDGNGDNTVNRPLRALLVGAGGMGRGWLRTLLAYDEVELAGVADLDVARAKEALEQAGAGDVAAGPTVEALADDVQPDFVVDVTIPEAHHPVTMEALRRGLPVLGEKPLAASLAESLELTAAAQAYDRLFMVSQSRRYDANLFAYRRQLRQLGRLGILTAEFFKAPHFGGFRDAMDHPLVLDMAIHAFDSARFLLEADPVAVYCEEYNPGWSWYAGDAAATAIFEFGGGLRYVYTGSWCSPGQETSWNAAWRASGEHGTALWDGDGPPTLEIVEGGETAPEGDTSEVDPHPGIAGSLREFVAALRTGTTPMGTARDNVASLAMVYAAIESARDGRRVLVADVLEEAYTQAKARAQGPVLDVLSGWTSLTPPG; from the coding sequence ATGACGGCCGGGACGACGCCCGGCGCGGCGGGCACCGCGTCCAGCGACGGCAACGGCGACAACACTGTCAACCGTCCCTTGCGGGCGCTGCTGGTCGGGGCCGGCGGCATGGGCCGCGGCTGGCTGCGCACCCTGCTGGCGTACGACGAGGTGGAACTCGCCGGCGTCGCCGACCTCGACGTCGCCCGGGCGAAGGAGGCCCTCGAACAGGCCGGCGCGGGTGACGTGGCGGCCGGGCCGACGGTCGAGGCGCTCGCCGACGACGTGCAACCGGACTTCGTGGTGGACGTGACGATCCCGGAGGCCCACCACCCGGTGACGATGGAGGCGCTGCGGCGCGGCCTGCCGGTGCTGGGCGAGAAGCCGCTCGCGGCCAGCCTCGCCGAGTCGCTGGAGCTGACCGCCGCCGCGCAGGCGTACGACCGGCTGTTCATGGTCAGCCAGAGCAGACGGTACGACGCCAACCTGTTCGCCTACCGGCGCCAGCTCCGCCAGCTCGGCCGCCTCGGCATCCTGACCGCGGAGTTCTTCAAGGCACCGCACTTCGGCGGGTTCCGGGACGCGATGGACCACCCGCTGGTGCTCGACATGGCCATCCACGCTTTCGACAGCGCGCGATTCCTGCTCGAGGCGGACCCGGTGGCGGTCTACTGCGAGGAGTACAACCCGGGCTGGAGCTGGTACGCCGGGGACGCCGCCGCGACGGCCATCTTCGAGTTCGGCGGTGGGCTGCGCTACGTCTACACCGGAAGCTGGTGCAGCCCCGGCCAGGAGACCTCGTGGAACGCCGCGTGGCGGGCCAGCGGCGAACACGGCACGGCGCTGTGGGACGGCGACGGTCCCCCCACCCTCGAGATCGTCGAGGGCGGGGAGACCGCGCCGGAGGGCGACACCTCGGAGGTGGATCCACATCCGGGCATCGCCGGTTCGTTGCGGGAGTTCGTCGCCGCCCTGCGGACGGGGACCACCCCGATGGGCACCGCCCGCGACAACGTGGCCAGCCTGGCGATGGTGTACGCCGCCATCGAGTCCGCACGGGACGGCCGGCGGGTCCTGGTGGCCGACGTACTGGAGGAGGCGTACACCCAGGCCAAGGCGCGCGCGCAGGGGCCTGTTCTGGACGTCCTCTCCGGCTGGACATCACTCACCCCGCCCGGCTGA
- a CDS encoding ThuA domain-containing protein yields the protein MTDIARTIRVTVWNENVHEQREEAVRARYPEGIHGAVAAGIEENLKGQVDVRTATLEQPEHGLTEEVLADTDVLTWWGHTAHDKVADDVVERVQRHVLGGMGLVVLHSGHFSKIFRTLMGTTCSLRWRSEHDRELVWTLKPHHPVAEGVPSPIVIPEQEMYGEVFDIPDPDELVFVSSFSGGEVFRSGCTFHRGNGRIFYFSPGDQAYPVYHHPDVRRVIANAVKWVAPAESARDLPRLQNCPTGWFENADGSKARA from the coding sequence ATGACCGACATCGCACGCACGATCCGCGTCACCGTCTGGAACGAGAACGTCCACGAGCAGCGGGAGGAGGCGGTCCGCGCCCGTTACCCCGAGGGCATCCACGGCGCCGTCGCCGCGGGGATCGAGGAGAACCTGAAGGGCCAGGTCGACGTCCGTACGGCGACCTTGGAACAGCCCGAGCACGGGCTTACCGAGGAGGTGCTGGCCGACACCGACGTGCTCACCTGGTGGGGGCACACCGCCCACGACAAGGTGGCCGACGACGTGGTGGAGCGCGTGCAGCGGCACGTGCTCGGCGGGATGGGCCTGGTCGTCCTGCACTCCGGCCACTTCTCGAAGATCTTCCGCACGCTGATGGGCACCACCTGCTCGCTGCGCTGGCGCAGTGAGCACGACCGCGAGCTGGTGTGGACCCTCAAGCCGCACCACCCGGTCGCCGAGGGTGTGCCGAGCCCGATCGTCATTCCCGAGCAGGAGATGTACGGCGAGGTGTTCGACATCCCCGACCCGGACGAGCTCGTGTTCGTCAGCTCGTTCAGCGGTGGTGAGGTGTTCCGCAGTGGGTGCACTTTCCACCGCGGCAACGGGCGCATCTTCTACTTCTCCCCCGGTGACCAGGCCTACCCGGTCTACCACCACCCCGACGTCCGGCGGGTGATCGCGAACGCGGTGAAGTGGGTGGCGCCGGCCGAGTCCGCCCGGGACCTGCCACGACTGCAGAACTGCCCGACCGGCTGGTTCGAGAACGCCGACGGCTCGAAGGCGCGGGCATGA
- a CDS encoding LacI family DNA-binding transcriptional regulator, with protein MPATRSGTRVSGEVTIPTIKDVAERAGVSVSTVSYALSGKRRISTETRDRVQAAIQALGYRPHAGAQALASRRSQILALVMPAADYFSVSVGMAFVTAITTAARGYGYDVLLMTADEGDEGLRRIAHSALADGVLPMEVEVEDPRVTTIRELGIPAALLGQPADAQGLPWVDLDFAAAGELCVEHLAGLGHRRVGLLGPNAGAYERGLGYALRTLRSTHEAAARHSVSLVAERTGPARRELAGSIRRLLAATPPITALAVYDQEALATVEEVLATDGVRVPTDLSVLAVAAESTARNASPSLSFVDLPVAAMAEHAVALVVGAISGNPAEPVLLSPVLNERGSTAAPQRQSPLPSRGAP; from the coding sequence GTGCCGGCCACTCGGTCGGGCACACGCGTATCGGGGGAGGTCACCATCCCGACGATCAAGGACGTCGCCGAACGTGCCGGGGTGTCGGTCAGCACGGTGTCGTACGCCCTGAGCGGCAAGCGCCGCATCTCGACCGAGACCCGCGACCGGGTGCAGGCGGCCATCCAGGCGCTCGGTTACCGGCCGCACGCGGGCGCCCAGGCCCTGGCCAGCCGCCGCTCCCAGATCCTCGCCCTGGTGATGCCGGCCGCCGACTACTTCTCCGTCTCGGTCGGAATGGCGTTCGTCACCGCGATCACCACCGCCGCCCGCGGCTACGGGTACGACGTCTTGCTGATGACCGCCGACGAGGGTGACGAGGGGTTGCGCCGGATCGCCCACAGCGCGCTGGCCGACGGCGTACTCCCGATGGAGGTCGAGGTCGAGGACCCCCGGGTGACCACGATCCGTGAGCTCGGCATCCCCGCCGCCCTGCTCGGGCAGCCGGCCGACGCCCAGGGCTTACCGTGGGTCGACCTCGACTTCGCCGCGGCCGGCGAGCTGTGCGTGGAGCACCTGGCCGGGCTCGGGCACCGCCGGGTCGGCCTGCTCGGCCCCAACGCGGGGGCGTACGAACGCGGGCTGGGGTACGCCCTGCGTACCCTGCGGTCCACTCACGAGGCGGCCGCACGGCACTCGGTGTCGCTGGTGGCCGAGCGGACCGGGCCGGCTCGCCGCGAGCTGGCCGGGAGCATCCGGCGGCTGCTGGCCGCCACCCCGCCGATCACCGCGCTGGCGGTGTACGACCAGGAAGCCCTCGCCACCGTCGAGGAGGTCCTGGCCACCGACGGCGTGCGCGTGCCCACCGACCTGTCCGTGCTCGCGGTGGCCGCGGAGTCCACCGCGCGGAACGCCTCCCCGTCGTTGTCCTTCGTGGACCTGCCCGTGGCCGCCATGGCCGAACATGCCGTCGCCCTGGTCGTCGGCGCCATCTCCGGCAACCCTGCCGAACCGGTGCTGTTGTCACCGGTCCTGAACGAGCGCGGGAGCACCGCCGCTCCGCAGCGCCAGTCTCCCCTTCCGAGCCGAGGAGCTCCATGA